The proteins below are encoded in one region of Micromonospora sp. DSM 45708:
- a CDS encoding PhoX family protein, whose product MSDRPRLLPLLGATRHGSRDAMTCLYRCGNACDHPVPNSSDNPYFGDLVDAEVSRRGVVRAGAVGALVLGFGGTAVGALAGAAPAAAAPATPTAPGTDEAAAAFGRPGSGALTFKPIPPNKLDTLVVPNGYDHAVVIKWGDEVVPGAPAFDVHHQSAAAQAKQFGYNNDFVGVLPIDRKRALLVVNHEYTNEDLMFPGFTGQDALTVEQVRVAMAAHGMSVVELERVADTGQWRPVRRGRREYNRRVTALATKFELTGPAAGSAWLRTAADPKGRTVVGTLNNCAGGVTPWGTVLSGEENFNQYFVGGDGAPEELKPKLARYGIPTDVRYPSGSRKWDRADERFDLARHPNEAHRFGWVVEIDPFDPQARPRKHTALGRVKHEGANVIVARSGHVVAYMGDDERFDYLYKFVSDKKFMPGNSWVARKHNLTLLESGTLYVATLTGDSPAGEIDGSGTLPADGGFSGRGRWIKLVSGNRSYVDGMTAADVLTFTRLAGDKVGATKMDRPEDVEPSLLTGKVYVALTNNSDRGKAGKAPADEANPRNANKHGQILELVEERGDNTAEAFTWSLPIVCGDPADASTYFAGYDKTKVSPISCPDNVAFDATGNLWISTDGNALGSNDGLFATAVEGPERGHLKQFLTVPLGAETCGPFITRDNRSVFVAVQHPGEISGATVENPASTWPDGDFAKPGVVVTWRLDGGPVGS is encoded by the coding sequence ATGAGCGACCGTCCTCGCCTGCTTCCGCTGCTGGGTGCCACCCGCCACGGCAGCCGCGACGCGATGACCTGTCTGTACCGGTGCGGAAACGCCTGCGACCACCCGGTGCCCAACTCTTCCGACAACCCGTACTTCGGCGACCTGGTCGACGCCGAGGTCTCCCGGCGCGGCGTGGTCCGCGCCGGCGCGGTCGGCGCGCTGGTGCTCGGCTTCGGCGGCACCGCCGTGGGCGCGCTCGCCGGCGCGGCGCCGGCCGCCGCCGCGCCCGCCACGCCGACCGCCCCGGGCACGGACGAGGCCGCCGCCGCGTTCGGACGCCCGGGCAGTGGCGCGCTGACGTTCAAGCCGATCCCGCCGAACAAGCTCGACACGCTCGTCGTGCCGAACGGGTACGACCACGCCGTCGTCATCAAGTGGGGCGACGAGGTGGTCCCCGGCGCGCCCGCGTTCGACGTCCACCACCAGAGCGCCGCCGCCCAGGCCAAGCAGTTCGGCTACAACAACGACTTCGTCGGCGTGCTGCCGATCGACCGCAAACGCGCGCTGCTCGTGGTCAACCACGAGTACACCAACGAGGACCTGATGTTCCCCGGCTTCACCGGTCAGGACGCGCTGACCGTGGAGCAGGTACGGGTGGCGATGGCCGCGCACGGCATGTCCGTGGTGGAGCTGGAGCGGGTGGCGGACACCGGGCAGTGGCGGCCGGTACGGCGCGGCCGGCGCGAGTACAACCGTCGGGTCACGGCGCTGGCCACGAAGTTCGAGCTGACCGGCCCGGCCGCCGGTTCGGCGTGGCTGCGGACCGCCGCCGACCCGAAGGGCCGGACGGTTGTCGGCACGCTGAACAACTGCGCCGGCGGCGTCACCCCGTGGGGCACCGTGCTCTCCGGTGAGGAGAACTTCAACCAGTACTTCGTCGGCGGCGACGGCGCGCCGGAGGAGCTGAAGCCGAAGCTGGCCCGGTACGGCATCCCGACCGACGTGCGCTACCCGAGCGGCAGCCGCAAGTGGGACCGCGCCGACGAGCGCTTCGACCTGGCCCGGCACCCGAACGAGGCACACCGGTTCGGCTGGGTCGTCGAGATCGACCCGTTCGACCCGCAGGCCCGGCCGCGCAAGCACACCGCGCTGGGCCGGGTGAAGCACGAGGGCGCGAACGTCATCGTGGCCCGCAGCGGGCACGTGGTCGCGTACATGGGCGACGACGAGCGCTTCGACTACCTCTACAAGTTCGTGTCGGACAAGAAGTTCATGCCGGGCAACTCCTGGGTGGCCCGCAAGCACAACCTGACGCTGCTGGAGTCCGGCACGCTCTACGTCGCCACGCTGACCGGCGACAGTCCGGCCGGTGAGATCGACGGCAGCGGCACGCTGCCCGCCGACGGCGGCTTCTCCGGCCGGGGCCGGTGGATCAAGCTGGTCAGCGGCAACCGCTCGTACGTCGACGGGATGACCGCCGCCGACGTGCTCACGTTCACCCGGCTGGCCGGCGACAAGGTCGGCGCGACCAAGATGGACCGTCCCGAGGACGTCGAGCCGAGCCTGCTCACCGGCAAGGTCTACGTGGCGTTGACCAACAACTCCGACCGGGGCAAGGCCGGCAAGGCGCCGGCCGACGAGGCGAACCCGCGTAACGCCAACAAGCACGGGCAGATCCTGGAGCTGGTCGAGGAGCGCGGCGACAACACCGCCGAGGCGTTCACCTGGTCGCTGCCGATCGTCTGCGGCGACCCGGCCGACGCGTCGACGTACTTCGCCGGCTACGACAAGACGAAGGTCTCGCCGATCTCCTGCCCGGACAACGTCGCGTTCGACGCCACCGGGAACCTCTGGATCTCGACCGACGGCAACGCGTTGGGCAGCAACGACGGCCTGTTCGCCACCGCCGTCGAGGGTCCGGAGCGGGGCCACCTGAAGCAGTTCCTCACCGTGCCGCTCGGCGCGGAGACCTGCGGCCCGTTCATCACCCGGGACAACCGGTCGGTGTTCGTGGCCGTGCAGCACCCGGGTGAGATCTCCGGCGCGACGGTGGAGAACCCGGCCTCCACCTGGCCGGACGGCGACTTCGCCAAGCCCGGCGTGGTCGTCACCTGGCGCCTCGACGGGGGCCCGGTCGGCAGCTGA
- a CDS encoding IclR family transcriptional regulator, producing the protein MRDPLAEPSDLIRSVSRALRVLESVGRAPRGLTVKQIARRCELTVATTYHLVRTLAYEGYVIRREDGTYIVGLEIADRYRELVTAFRGPPAVGEALRRAAVETGWSHYLGRFVGGQVAVTACAEGARSPYLEDLVPGFDEGAHATALGKSLLATLTAEQRFRYLREYGMRPFTTATLTTVEAFEADLAAGDRRGMQLELGQFRQGVACAAVLVTPDKDIERRVVLACALPASEMMTSARVVRAKLLTAARAIADGIATEN; encoded by the coding sequence GTGCGCGACCCTCTGGCGGAACCTTCGGACCTGATCCGCAGCGTCTCCCGCGCGCTTCGAGTGCTCGAGTCGGTCGGCCGTGCACCGAGGGGCCTCACCGTGAAGCAGATCGCCCGCCGCTGCGAGCTGACCGTCGCCACCACCTACCACCTGGTGCGCACGCTCGCGTACGAGGGCTACGTGATCCGGCGCGAGGACGGGACGTACATCGTCGGACTGGAGATCGCCGACCGCTACCGCGAGCTGGTCACCGCGTTCCGGGGCCCGCCCGCGGTCGGTGAGGCGTTGCGTCGGGCCGCCGTGGAGACCGGTTGGAGCCACTACCTCGGCCGCTTCGTGGGCGGGCAGGTGGCAGTGACCGCGTGCGCCGAGGGGGCGCGCTCGCCGTACCTGGAGGATCTGGTGCCGGGCTTCGACGAGGGCGCGCACGCCACCGCGCTCGGCAAGAGCCTGCTCGCCACGCTCACCGCCGAGCAGCGCTTCCGCTACCTGCGGGAATACGGCATGCGGCCGTTCACCACCGCCACCCTGACCACCGTCGAGGCGTTCGAGGCCGACCTGGCCGCCGGCGACCGGCGCGGCATGCAGCTGGAGCTGGGCCAGTTCCGGCAGGGCGTGGCGTGCGCCGCGGTGCTGGTCACCCCGGACAAGGACATCGAGCGGCGGGTGGTGCTGGCCTGCGCGTTGCCGGCCAGCGAGATGATGACCTCGGCACGCGTGGTACGGGCGAAGCTGCTCACCGCCGCGCGGGCGATCGCCGACGGGATCGCCACCGAGAACTGA
- a CDS encoding MFS transporter: MTETISRTNRAATGRPVRVGVGATVTTIACVLPVFLVGGLAVQLGDELGFSPAGLGLAVSIYFGISALASVPSGALVERYGPAPVARVAIALSAGSLLAVAGLARSYPTLVALLALSAAANALGQLASNAALAEHVPAHRQGLSFGVKQAAIPLSTLLAGAAVPTIALTAGWRWAFVVAAGAALAALAAVPRSGRNRRTRSASAGRGDGRAALVVVGLAATLAAGAANALGTFLVDSSAGRGLSPGLAGLTLTLGSAVCVSARVGVGWLADRRAGGHVGVIAGLLVAGSVGLLLLAVAGPVPLLAGVVLGFGLGWAWPGLLTFAVVRLHPQAPAAATSITQTGVYAGGCLGPLGLGALAGAAGYPAMWLTAAGAMLLAAVLMLLAARLLSRPT, from the coding sequence ATGACTGAAACAATTTCGCGAACCAACCGGGCAGCTACCGGGCGACCCGTCCGGGTCGGCGTCGGGGCCACCGTCACCACGATCGCCTGCGTCCTGCCGGTCTTCCTGGTCGGCGGTCTGGCCGTGCAGCTCGGCGACGAGCTGGGCTTCAGCCCGGCCGGGCTGGGCCTGGCCGTCTCGATCTACTTCGGCATCAGCGCGCTGGCCTCGGTGCCCTCCGGCGCCCTGGTCGAGCGGTACGGACCGGCCCCGGTGGCGCGCGTCGCCATCGCGCTCTCCGCCGGCTCGCTGCTGGCCGTGGCCGGCCTCGCCCGGTCGTACCCCACGCTGGTGGCGCTGCTCGCGCTCAGCGCCGCCGCCAACGCGCTCGGCCAACTCGCCAGCAACGCCGCGTTGGCCGAGCACGTGCCCGCCCACCGGCAGGGGCTCTCCTTCGGCGTGAAGCAGGCCGCCATCCCGCTCTCCACGCTGCTGGCCGGCGCGGCAGTCCCGACCATCGCGCTGACCGCCGGCTGGCGCTGGGCGTTCGTGGTGGCTGCCGGGGCCGCGCTGGCCGCACTGGCGGCCGTTCCCCGGTCCGGTCGGAACCGGCGCACCCGGTCCGCCTCCGCCGGCCGGGGCGACGGCCGGGCCGCGCTGGTGGTGGTCGGGCTGGCCGCGACGCTCGCGGCCGGCGCGGCGAACGCGCTGGGCACGTTCCTCGTCGACTCGTCGGCCGGGCGGGGGCTCTCCCCCGGCCTGGCCGGCCTGACGCTGACGCTCGGCAGCGCGGTGTGCGTGTCCGCCCGCGTCGGTGTGGGGTGGCTGGCCGACCGGCGGGCCGGCGGGCACGTCGGCGTCATCGCCGGGCTGCTGGTGGCGGGCTCGGTGGGGCTGCTCCTGCTCGCGGTGGCCGGGCCGGTGCCGCTGCTCGCCGGCGTGGTGCTCGGCTTCGGGCTCGGCTGGGCCTGGCCGGGGCTGCTGACCTTCGCGGTGGTCCGGCTCCACCCGCAGGCCCCGGCCGCCGCCACCTCGATCACCCAGACCGGCGTGTACGCGGGCGGCTGTCTGGGCCCGCTCGGTCTCGGCGCGCTGGCCGGCGCGGCCGGCTACCCGGCGATGTGGCTGACCGCGGCCGGAGCCATGCTCCTGGCGGCCGTGCTCATGCTGCTCGCCGCCCGCCTGCTGTCCCGCCCGACCTGA
- a CDS encoding polyprenyl synthetase family protein: MVEDVVNPAGERSGQFGALGLHLADPRVEASVLGVLDRVETQLWSGVASADPLVTDAARHLMEAGGKRFRPLLVALGAQFGDPDAAQVVPAAVVMELTHLATLYHDDVMDEAAVRRGAPSANSRWSNSVAILVGDFLFARAADIAADLGPEAVRLQARTFARLVHGQIAETVGPRGTDPVAHYLHVIAEKTGSLIATSARFGGMFGGASAAHTEALAGYGEVIGVAFQLSDDLLDIASESVQSGKTPGTDLREGVPTLPVLYALAGDDSDAASVRLREILATGPLVDDALHAEALSLLRESPALKRARETVRSYAEDARAHLAPLPEGPARRALESLCDYIADRTS, from the coding sequence ATGGTTGAAGACGTGGTGAACCCGGCTGGCGAGCGTTCAGGTCAGTTCGGCGCGCTCGGCCTGCACCTCGCCGACCCGCGCGTCGAAGCGTCCGTGCTGGGCGTCCTCGACCGCGTCGAGACCCAACTGTGGTCCGGCGTGGCCAGCGCCGACCCGCTGGTCACCGACGCGGCCCGGCACCTGATGGAGGCCGGCGGCAAGCGGTTCCGGCCACTGCTGGTGGCGCTGGGCGCGCAGTTCGGCGACCCGGACGCCGCCCAGGTGGTGCCGGCGGCCGTGGTGATGGAGCTCACTCACCTGGCGACGCTCTACCACGACGACGTGATGGACGAGGCGGCTGTGCGGCGGGGCGCGCCGAGCGCCAACTCCCGCTGGAGCAACTCCGTGGCCATCCTGGTCGGCGACTTCCTCTTCGCGCGGGCCGCGGACATCGCGGCCGACCTGGGCCCAGAAGCGGTCCGGTTGCAGGCGCGCACGTTCGCCCGCCTGGTGCACGGCCAGATCGCCGAGACGGTCGGCCCGCGCGGCACCGACCCGGTCGCGCACTACCTGCACGTGATCGCCGAGAAGACCGGTTCGCTGATCGCCACCTCGGCCCGCTTCGGCGGCATGTTCGGTGGCGCGTCCGCCGCGCACACCGAGGCCCTGGCCGGGTACGGCGAGGTCATCGGCGTCGCGTTCCAACTCTCCGACGACCTGCTGGACATCGCCAGCGAGTCGGTGCAGTCCGGCAAGACGCCCGGCACCGACCTGCGCGAGGGCGTGCCCACCCTGCCGGTGCTCTACGCGCTCGCCGGCGACGACTCGGACGCGGCCAGCGTGCGACTCCGGGAGATCCTGGCCACCGGCCCGCTCGTCGACGACGCGCTGCACGCCGAGGCGCTCTCGCTGCTCCGCGAGTCCCCGGCGCTCAAGCGCGCACGGGAGACGGTGCGCAGCTACGCCGAGGACGCCCGCGCCCACCTGGCCCCGCTCCCGGAGGGCCCCGCCCGCCGCGCCCTCGAATCCCTCTGCGACTACATCGCCGACCGCACCAGCTGA
- the nuoN gene encoding NADH-quinone oxidoreductase subunit NuoN has protein sequence MSELKLPSIDYAALAPILIMLGAALLGVLVEAFVPRRLRNAVQLALALVAALAAITMVILKSDARLVTAGGAIAVDGPTLFLQGAILVLAVMALLLVGERTVERGGAFVAHAAVTAESPEDRKQADGVGGATEVYPLISFAIGGMLIFVAANDLLTMFISLEVFSLPLYLLCALARRRRLLSQEAAMKYFLLGAYASAFFLFGVALIYGFTSGIPGRGAGVDFATVHAAVGESSSSQVLLFAGMALLAIGLLFKAAAAPFHVWTPDVYQGAPTPVTGFMAACTKVAAFGALLRVFHVAFAGASWDFTPVIGAVAVLTMLVGAVLAVTQTDIKRLLAYSSIANAGYLLVGVLAPSKEGLSGTMFYLAAYGFSVLAAFAVVTLVRDADGEATHLSRWAGLGRRSPFFAAIFTFILLAFAGIPLTSGFTSKFAVFGPALEADQAWLVIAGVLTSMVLAFPYLRVVVMMWLSEPGEATPTVTVPGALTSAALMIGVLATLVLGVVPGPLLDLTTGAAEFVR, from the coding sequence GTGAGTGAACTGAAGCTGCCGTCGATCGACTACGCGGCGCTCGCTCCCATCCTGATCATGTTGGGCGCCGCCCTGCTGGGCGTCCTGGTCGAGGCGTTCGTGCCGCGCCGGCTGCGCAACGCGGTGCAGCTCGCGCTCGCCCTGGTGGCGGCGCTGGCCGCGATCACCATGGTGATCCTGAAGTCCGACGCCCGGCTGGTCACCGCCGGCGGCGCGATCGCGGTGGACGGGCCGACGCTCTTCCTCCAGGGCGCCATCCTGGTCCTGGCCGTGATGGCGCTGCTGCTGGTCGGCGAGCGCACGGTGGAGCGGGGCGGCGCATTCGTGGCGCACGCGGCGGTCACCGCCGAGTCGCCCGAGGACCGGAAGCAGGCCGACGGCGTCGGCGGGGCCACCGAGGTCTACCCGCTGATCTCGTTCGCGATCGGCGGCATGCTGATCTTCGTGGCGGCGAACGACCTGCTGACCATGTTCATCTCGCTCGAGGTCTTCTCGCTGCCGCTCTACCTGCTCTGCGCGCTGGCCCGCCGCCGGCGGCTGCTGAGCCAGGAGGCCGCGATGAAGTACTTCCTGCTCGGCGCGTACGCCTCGGCGTTCTTCCTGTTCGGCGTGGCCCTGATCTACGGCTTCACCTCCGGCATCCCGGGCCGTGGCGCCGGCGTCGACTTCGCCACCGTGCACGCCGCGGTCGGCGAGTCCTCGTCCAGCCAGGTGCTGCTCTTCGCCGGCATGGCGCTGCTCGCCATCGGCCTGCTCTTCAAGGCCGCCGCCGCGCCGTTCCACGTCTGGACGCCGGACGTCTACCAGGGCGCGCCGACGCCGGTGACCGGCTTCATGGCGGCCTGCACGAAGGTCGCCGCGTTCGGCGCGCTGCTGCGGGTGTTCCACGTCGCGTTCGCCGGGGCCTCCTGGGACTTCACGCCGGTCATCGGCGCGGTGGCGGTGCTGACCATGCTGGTCGGCGCCGTGCTGGCGGTCACCCAGACGGACATCAAGCGCCTGTTGGCGTACTCGTCGATCGCGAACGCCGGCTACCTGCTGGTGGGTGTGCTGGCCCCCAGCAAGGAGGGGCTGTCGGGCACGATGTTCTACCTGGCCGCGTACGGCTTCTCGGTGCTCGCCGCGTTCGCCGTGGTGACGCTGGTGCGGGACGCGGACGGCGAGGCCACCCACCTGTCCCGCTGGGCCGGGCTGGGCCGCCGCTCGCCGTTCTTCGCGGCGATCTTCACGTTCATCCTGCTGGCGTTCGCCGGCATCCCGCTCACCAGCGGCTTCACCAGCAAGTTCGCGGTCTTCGGCCCGGCGCTGGAGGCCGACCAGGCCTGGCTGGTGATCGCCGGCGTGCTGACCAGCATGGTGCTGGCCTTCCCGTACCTGCGGGTCGTGGTGATGATGTGGCTGTCGGAGCCGGGTGAGGCGACCCCGACGGTGACCGTGCCGGGCGCGCTCACCTCGGCCGCCCTGATGATCGGCGTGCTCGCCACGCTGGTCCTCGGTGTGGTCCCCGGGCCCCTGCTGGACCTGACCACCGGTGCCGCCGAATTCGTCCGATGA
- a CDS encoding NADH-quinone oxidoreductase subunit M gives MSNFPFLSVLTVAPLVGALVVALLPRRRPDLAKLVAFGWSLLVLVLSVVMWFAFSAGGDRFQFRESYAWIPNWGVRFTFEVDGIALVMLMLIAILVPLVILASWHDAESSKRSVPVYFALLLVLECTMIGVFAAADVFLFYVFFEVMLVPMYFLIGSYGGHQRQYAAVKFFLYSLVGGLFMLAAVIGLWVVGGKTFDWQTLSQAEFATNTARWLFLGFFLAFAIKAPFFPFHTWLPDAGGAAPAGAAALLVGVLDKVGTFGILRYCLPLFPEASRWFAPWAMALGVIGIIYAALLAVGQNDLKRLVSYTSIAHFGFIGVGIFAFTTQAGTGAVLYMLNHGLATGLLFLVVGMLIARRGSALISDFGGAGKLVPVLAGVLFFAGLASLALPGTAPFVSEFLVLIGTFTVNKPVAVIATLGIILAAAYVLWMVQRTTQGTLNPALTEVQGMRRDLSLREKVVVAPLIALIVLLGFYPKPVTDVINPAVQATMQDVGKSDPAPEVGSVQEASK, from the coding sequence ATGTCCAACTTCCCGTTCCTCTCGGTGCTGACCGTGGCGCCGCTGGTCGGCGCGCTGGTGGTGGCCCTGCTGCCACGTAGGCGGCCGGACCTGGCCAAGCTGGTGGCGTTCGGTTGGTCGCTGCTGGTGCTGGTGCTCTCGGTGGTGATGTGGTTCGCCTTCTCCGCCGGCGGTGACCGGTTCCAGTTCCGCGAGTCGTACGCGTGGATCCCGAACTGGGGTGTGCGGTTCACCTTCGAGGTGGACGGCATCGCGCTGGTCATGCTGATGCTGATCGCGATCCTGGTGCCGCTGGTGATCCTGGCGTCGTGGCACGACGCCGAGTCGTCGAAGCGCTCGGTGCCGGTCTACTTCGCGCTGCTGCTCGTCCTCGAGTGCACGATGATCGGCGTCTTCGCCGCCGCCGACGTCTTCCTGTTCTACGTGTTCTTCGAGGTCATGCTCGTGCCGATGTACTTCCTGATCGGCAGCTACGGCGGCCACCAGCGGCAGTACGCGGCGGTCAAGTTCTTCCTCTACTCGCTGGTCGGCGGCCTGTTCATGCTGGCCGCGGTGATCGGCCTCTGGGTGGTCGGCGGCAAGACGTTCGACTGGCAGACGCTGAGCCAGGCCGAGTTCGCCACCAACACCGCCCGCTGGCTGTTCCTCGGCTTCTTCCTCGCGTTCGCGATCAAGGCGCCGTTCTTCCCGTTCCACACCTGGCTGCCGGACGCCGGTGGCGCCGCACCGGCCGGCGCGGCGGCGCTGCTGGTCGGCGTGCTGGACAAGGTCGGCACGTTCGGGATCCTGCGCTACTGCCTCCCGCTCTTCCCGGAGGCGTCCCGCTGGTTCGCGCCGTGGGCGATGGCGCTCGGGGTGATCGGCATCATCTACGCGGCGCTGCTGGCGGTCGGGCAGAACGACCTGAAGCGGCTGGTGTCGTACACCTCGATCGCGCACTTCGGCTTCATCGGGGTGGGCATCTTCGCGTTCACCACCCAGGCCGGCACCGGCGCGGTGCTCTACATGCTCAACCACGGTCTCGCCACCGGCCTGCTCTTCCTGGTGGTCGGCATGCTGATCGCCCGGCGCGGCTCGGCGCTGATCAGCGACTTCGGCGGCGCGGGCAAGCTGGTGCCGGTGCTGGCCGGCGTGCTCTTCTTCGCCGGTCTGGCCTCGCTGGCGCTGCCCGGCACCGCGCCGTTCGTCTCCGAGTTCCTGGTGCTGATCGGCACGTTCACCGTCAACAAGCCGGTCGCGGTGATCGCCACGCTCGGCATCATCCTGGCGGCGGCGTACGTGCTGTGGATGGTGCAGCGCACCACCCAGGGCACGCTGAACCCGGCGCTGACCGAGGTCCAGGGCATGCGTCGGGACCTCAGCCTGCGCGAGAAGGTCGTCGTCGCGCCGTTGATCGCGCTGATCGTGCTGCTCGGCTTCTATCCCAAGCCGGTCACCGATGTCATCAACCCCGCCGTCCAGGCGACCATGCAGGACGTCGGCAAGTCCGATCCCGCCCCTGAGGTCGGCAGCGTCCAGGAGGCTTCAAAGTGA
- the nuoL gene encoding NADH-quinone oxidoreductase subunit L translates to MEETVEFAQAGGLLGSVWLLVAIPLVSAAVLLLLGKRADRWGHWLGVAAIGAAFVLGLTYFFQLRGLENKQVEQSLWQFITVGDLKVDFGLLFDPLAAVFVLLITGVGFLIHLYAVEYMAHDEGRRRFFGYFNLFVAAMLLLVLGNNYVMLYFGWEGVGLASYLLISFWYGRPSAATAGKKAFLMNRVGDAGLAIGIFVMFAMLGTTQYDEVFNGVGSLTSTTVLVLGLLLLLGAAGKSGQFPLQAWLPDAMEGPTPVSALIHAATMVTAGVYLIARSNPIFSANETLQLVVVSVGALTLLMGCVIGAAKDDIKRVLAWSTVSQIGYMFLGVGLGGAAYALAIVHLLAHGFFKANMFLGAGSVMHGMNDQVDIRRFGNLSKYMKVTWLTFMMGWLAIIGMFPFSGFFSKEPIIVAAFEREGWTAWLFGMAALIGAGLTAFYMTRLFVLTFHGPARWTEDIEHPHESPKLMTIPLILLAIGSVGAGFLLATSVPDWLEATAGLGVQEEGHEAVLAHWVITVLSLLLTVLGAGLAWFLFRNGTATEPQPAGVLVTAARKNLYTDTVNEAVFEKPGIFLTRALVFLDNRGVDGLVNGLAAAVGGGSGRLRRLQTGFVRSYATSILTGALLVVAAFLAVQAGWLA, encoded by the coding sequence GTGGAAGAGACTGTGGAATTCGCGCAAGCCGGCGGGCTCCTGGGCAGCGTCTGGCTGCTGGTGGCGATCCCGCTGGTCAGCGCGGCGGTCCTGCTGCTGCTCGGCAAGCGGGCGGACCGCTGGGGCCACTGGCTGGGCGTGGCGGCCATCGGCGCCGCCTTCGTGCTCGGGTTGACCTACTTCTTCCAGCTACGCGGCCTGGAGAACAAGCAGGTCGAGCAGAGCCTCTGGCAGTTCATCACGGTCGGCGACCTGAAGGTGGACTTCGGTCTGCTCTTCGACCCGCTGGCCGCGGTGTTCGTCCTGCTGATCACCGGGGTGGGTTTCCTGATCCACCTCTACGCCGTGGAGTACATGGCGCACGACGAGGGCCGGCGACGGTTCTTCGGGTACTTCAACCTGTTCGTCGCCGCGATGCTGCTGCTGGTGCTCGGCAACAACTACGTGATGCTCTACTTCGGCTGGGAGGGCGTCGGCCTGGCGTCGTACCTGCTGATCTCCTTCTGGTACGGCCGGCCGAGCGCGGCCACCGCCGGCAAGAAGGCGTTCCTGATGAACCGGGTCGGCGACGCCGGCCTGGCCATCGGCATCTTCGTCATGTTCGCCATGCTCGGCACCACCCAGTACGACGAGGTGTTCAACGGGGTCGGCTCGCTGACCTCCACCACCGTGCTGGTGCTCGGCCTGCTGCTGCTCCTCGGCGCCGCCGGCAAGTCCGGCCAGTTCCCGCTCCAGGCGTGGCTGCCGGACGCGATGGAGGGTCCGACCCCGGTGTCGGCGCTCATCCACGCGGCCACCATGGTCACCGCCGGCGTCTACCTGATCGCCCGCTCCAACCCGATCTTCTCGGCCAACGAGACGCTCCAGCTCGTGGTGGTCAGCGTCGGCGCGCTCACGCTGCTGATGGGTTGCGTCATCGGCGCGGCGAAGGACGACATCAAGCGGGTGCTGGCCTGGTCCACGGTCAGCCAGATCGGCTACATGTTCCTCGGCGTCGGCCTCGGCGGCGCGGCGTACGCGCTGGCCATCGTGCACCTGCTGGCGCACGGCTTCTTCAAGGCCAACATGTTCCTCGGCGCCGGCTCGGTCATGCACGGCATGAACGACCAGGTGGACATCCGCCGCTTCGGCAACCTGTCGAAGTACATGAAGGTCACCTGGCTGACGTTCATGATGGGCTGGCTGGCCATCATCGGCATGTTCCCGTTCTCCGGCTTCTTCTCCAAGGAGCCGATCATCGTGGCCGCCTTCGAGCGGGAGGGCTGGACGGCCTGGCTGTTCGGCATGGCCGCGCTGATCGGCGCCGGGCTCACCGCGTTCTACATGACCCGGCTGTTCGTGCTCACGTTCCACGGCCCGGCCCGCTGGACCGAGGACATCGAGCACCCGCACGAGTCGCCGAAGCTGATGACGATCCCGCTGATCCTGCTGGCGATCGGTTCGGTCGGCGCGGGCTTCCTGCTCGCCACGTCCGTGCCGGACTGGTTGGAGGCGACCGCCGGCCTGGGTGTCCAGGAGGAGGGCCACGAGGCGGTCCTCGCGCACTGGGTGATCACCGTGCTCTCGCTGCTGCTGACGGTGCTCGGTGCCGGGCTGGCCTGGTTCCTGTTCCGCAACGGCACCGCCACCGAGCCGCAGCCGGCCGGCGTGCTGGTCACCGCCGCCCGCAAGAACCTCTACACGGACACCGTCAACGAGGCGGTCTTCGAGAAGCCGGGCATCTTCCTCACCCGGGCGCTTGTCTTCCTCGACAACCGGGGCGTCGACGGGCTGGTCAACGGCCTGGCCGCCGCGGTGGGCGGGGGATCGGGCCGGCTCCGGCGGCTGCAGACCGGCTTCGTGCGGTCGTACGCGACCTCGATCCTGACCGGCGCGCTGCTCGTGGTGGCGGCGTTCCTGGCGGTGCAGGCGGGGTGGCTGGCGTGA
- the nuoK gene encoding NADH-quinone oxidoreductase subunit NuoK, with translation MTPDYYLILAAVLFTIGAVGVLVRRNAIVLFMCVELMLNAANLTLVTFSRINGDLNGQIMAFFVMVVAAAEVVVGLAIIMAIFRTRRSASVDDANLLKY, from the coding sequence ATGACGCCGGACTACTACCTGATCCTCGCGGCGGTGCTGTTCACCATCGGCGCCGTCGGCGTGCTGGTCCGCCGCAACGCGATCGTGCTGTTCATGTGCGTCGAGCTGATGCTCAACGCGGCCAATCTGACCCTGGTCACGTTCAGCCGGATCAACGGCGACCTGAACGGCCAGATCATGGCGTTCTTCGTGATGGTGGTGGCGGCGGCCGAGGTCGTGGTCGGGCTCGCGATCATCATGGCGATCTTCCGGACCCGGCGCTCGGCCAGCGTCGACGACGCCAACCTGCTGAAGTACTGA